CGAGCGCGGCGGGAAAAGGCTCAAGGGCGCGTTCGAAGATGCCCAGGCTGTAGGCAATGGCCAGTCCGTAGTTTGTCGAGGGGATTCCGGCCTGCCGGCAGCGCAGAAGGCGCCGGAGCATCTCTCGCCGGTTGATGGTGCATGCGCCGCAGTGGATGACAAGTTTGTAGGACGAAAGGTCTTCGGGAAAGTCGTGGCCGCGGACATGGTCAAATTCGAGTTTGCCGCCTACGTATTGCGTGAGCCAGCGCGGGATCTTGACGCGGCCGATGTCTTCCCCGATGGGATGATGGCTGCATGCTTCCGACACGAGGATACGATCGCCGGCCCTGAGGTCTTCGATGGCAAGCGTTCCCTCGACTTGCGTGAGCAGATCGCCCCGGAAGCGCGAAAACAGGATGGAGAAACTGGTCAGCGGCACATCGCGGGGCGTGTCGGCGGATACCTTCAGAAAAGCCTGCGAATCGGTTACAACGAGTTTGGGCGGTTTCTTGAGCCGGTCGAGCGCGGCGCGTAGTTCACGTTCCTTGACGACCATGCAATAGGCGTCGCTGTCGAGCAGATCGCGAATGGACTGAACCTGCGGCATGATGAGGCGGCCCTTGGGCGCTTCCTTGTCTATGGGAACGACCAGCACGGCCATTTCGCCGGGGCCGACGAGGTCGCCGAGAATGGTCGGATTGTTGACGAAATCGTCGGGCGCGTTGTCGAGCAGCGCCTGGCGGAAATCGAGGATCCCCTTTCCCGCGGAGGCGGCGGTCATGACGACGGGGATGTTCCTTGCGCGTAGACGTTCGAGAATGTCGGGCGGCGGACTTTCGATGTCCACTTTGTTGAACACCGCGATACAGGGCGTCTTGCGCTCTTCCAATTCACGCAGAATTCCGTCCTCGAACTCGCCCCAGACGGGCGCCTCGGCGACAATTACGCCCAAATCCGTGCGATCG
The DNA window shown above is from Candidatus Hydrogenedentota bacterium and carries:
- the hydF gene encoding [FeFe] hydrogenase H-cluster maturation GTPase HydF — its product is MSMAAPKSFRLHIGLFGRRNVGKSSLLNAITAQQVSIVSDHAGTTTDPVEKPMELLPLGPVLFIDTAGLDDVGALGELRVQKTRQVFDRTDLGVIVAEAPVWGEFEDGILRELEERKTPCIAVFNKVDIESPPPDILERLRARNIPVVMTAASAGKGILDFRQALLDNAPDDFVNNPTILGDLVGPGEMAVLVVPIDKEAPKGRLIMPQVQSIRDLLDSDAYCMVVKERELRAALDRLKKPPKLVVTDSQAFLKVSADTPRDVPLTSFSILFSRFRGDLLTQVEGTLAIEDLRAGDRILVSEACSHHPIGEDIGRVKIPRWLTQYVGGKLEFDHVRGHDFPEDLSSYKLVIHCGACTINRREMLRRLLRCRQAGIPSTNYGLAIAYSLGIFERALEPFPAALELVKRKRA